In one Diceros bicornis minor isolate mBicDic1 chromosome 2, mDicBic1.mat.cur, whole genome shotgun sequence genomic region, the following are encoded:
- the LOC131421147 gene encoding serine/threonine-protein kinase MARK2-like, with amino-acid sequence MLPGHEATSSEKRASISHYKFIKTIGEGSFAKVKLALHIPTGTEVAVKVLEKNQQSSSSIKTLAREVHSLKALQHPNIVKLFEVIDTKDRLCLVMEHVTGGDMYDFLRIHGPMTEEEARGKFRQLVSALHHCHQRGIVHRDLKPENILLDDDLNIKLTDFGLSTMFLGRKLTSCCGTLSYVAPEILRGLEYDGPAVDVWSLGVVLYVMVTGCLPFPGDDIGTVKRRVLTRRVHLPLFLSGECRNLLRKLLTVEPSERATLKDILNDAWVNVGHEKLRPHRELPCDNMDPSVTEVMVRDLGFEWGKIRPSLRARKYDQLMATYLILKSKQQEEQGPPTVIPTVGPQSFPTGEGQLLSASPLRRSHSEPLLPTWFHKEDQRPEEKQESGLKAKEPASALPSLESRTASPSPTPSRSPGACPRTHSTSNGTGAPEDTHCPQGVSYNRNSPNAGQPDGETPASPSGPSQGWRGAAGRFINFISRFCFCLPSKKKHVKLNQVKPL; translated from the coding sequence ATGCTTCCGGGCCATGAGGCCACCTCTTCTGAGAAGAGGGCCAGTATTAGCCATTACAAGTTCATTAAGACCATAGGCGAGGGCAGCTTTGCCAAGGTAAAGTTAGCCCTCCACATCCCGACCGGGACAGAGGTGGCCGTTAAAGTCCTTGAGAAGAACCAACAGAGCTCCTCCAGCATCAAGACACTTGCCCGGGAAGTCCACAGCCTGAAGGCGCTGCAGCACCCGAATATCGTCAAATTGTTTGAGGTGATTGACACCAAAGACAGGTTATGCCTTGTGATGGAGCACGTTACGGGAGGAGACATGTATGATTTCTTAAGAATCCACGGCCCCATGACGGAAGAAGAGGCCCGAGGGAAATTTCGACAACTAGTTTCCGCTCTCCACCACTGCCACCAGAGAGGCATTGTCCACCGGGACCTGAAGCCGGAGAACATTCTTCTCGACGACGACCTGAACATAAAGCTGACAGACTTCGGTCTGAGCACTATGTTCCTGGGCCGGAAGCTGACTAGCTGCTGCGGCACCCTCTCTTATGTGGCCCCGGAGATCTTGCGGGGCCTAGAATACGACGGCCCCGCGGTCGATGTCTGGAGCCTGGGTGTCGTCCTATACGTCATGGTCACTGGGTGCCTGCCTTTCCCGGGGGACGACATAGGGACCGTGAAGCGGCGGGTCCTGACGAGGCGagtccatcttcctttatttttatcaGGTGAATGTAGAAATCTCCTGAGAAAACTGTTGACCGTCGAACCCAGCGAGAGAGCAACTCTAAAAGACATCCTGAACGACGCGTGGGTGAATGTGGGCCACGAGAAACTCAGGCCTCACAGGGAGCTGCCCTGTGACAACATGGACCCCTCGGTGACAGAGGTAATGGTGAGGGACCTGGGCTTTGAGTGGGGCAAGATCCGGCCTTCATTAAGGGCAAGAAAATACGACCAGCTGATGGCCACGTACCTCATCTTGAAATCCAAGCAACAGGAGGAGCAGGGCCCCCCGACTGTAATCCCAACCGTTGGCCCCCAATCTTTCCCAACCGGCGAGGGGCAGCTGCTCTCTGCATCTCCACTGAGACGAAGTCACAGCGAACCTCTTCTTCCGACCTGGTTCCACAAAGAAGATCAGCGGCCCGAGGAGAAGCAGGAGTCAGGGCTGAAGGCCAAAGAGCCCGCCAGTGCCCTCCCCAGCCTGGAGTCGAGgaccgccagccccagcccaaccCCTTCgaggagccctggggcctgcccccgCACCCACAGCACCAGCAACGGGACTGGAGCCCCAGAGGACACCCACTGCCCCCAGGGTGTATCCTACAACAGAAACTCCCCCAACGCCGGGCAGCCTGATGGGGAGACCCCAGCCTCTCCCTCGGGCCCCAGCCAGGGCTGGCGGGGCGCCGCTGGGAGATTCATAAACTTTATAAGTCGCTTCTGTTTTTGTCTGCCCAGCAAGAAGAAGCACGTCAAACTCAACCAAGTGAAGCCGCTTTAA